The genomic window CCCGGTACCACACCCAGGCCCAAAGTGGGTGGGGCTCAGGGCTCCTCCTGTCCCCACTTCTCCAGCCTTGCAGTGACCGGAGAGGCAGGACTTTCTCATTGCTCTTTGTGTTttcggtttttgttttttttttttgagacagagtctcgctctgttgcccaggctggagtgcagtggtgcgatcttggctcactgcaaccttcgcctcctgggttctagtgatgctcccgcctcagcctcctgagtagctgggattacaggtgcctgccaccacacctggctaattttttgtatttttagtagagacggggtttcaccatgttgcccaggttcatctcaaactcctgagctcaggcaatccacccacctcagcctcccaaagtgctgggaatacaggcatgagccaccgcgcccggccaggcttTGTGTTTTCAAAGGGGGCCCAGCACGCCTGACCCCAGCCCTGGTCAGTTTGCCTTCCCCCTGTTCAAAGGAAACAATTATAATGAGATCTTATAGAAATGTCCCTAAACGTTTGGCGCctgcctttcattttttaatttctccagATGAGGCAAGTCACCAAAGAAGACCTCTGTGGGCCGTCTTCTAAAGGGCAGTCCCCGGTCCAGCCAGGGCCCAGCACTGGGCAGCCTCCCCACCAGAGCCTGGGGCCCAGTGATCTCGAAGGGGCATAGAATTCGGCAGTGCCGTGCTGCTCACTGCTGCGGTGTCACAGAGGGAAGGGGGCGTGGGGCAGGGTCTGGGAGACACCAGGTGTCCGCTTCACCTGTCCCCTCCCGGGGGACACTCGCTGTGCCCTGGTGTCTAGGTTTCTACTGGGGTTGGTCACAGGCACGTCTGAGCTCAGACCCCAGCCCCTCCAGAGGTGGAGTGGGTCCCAGTGGACCAAGGCCTCGTGAATGTCTCATCCTAAGTTAGCCTGGGCTCCCCAGGGTGGCCTGGGCCCCGGGGAAACACGGGCACTCCATCAGGCGGGACATTCCCAGGGCTCATGGCTCAGGCCCAGACCGTCCCTGGGCGCGTGCAGGTGTGAGCGATTGCCCGGCGCTGTGTGGCCCCCGGGGCTTTGCTGCCCTTCTGTGGGCATCATCTCCTTCACACGTGGACACCCCCGTGGTGCCAGCCGGCCGGTGAGACAGGGGCAATAGGCCTCGGGCTGTAGCTGCTGAAGATGGGGGTGGCCTGGTGTCCGCACCAGCAGTGCTGTGCTGACCTCAGCAGGCAGGTGTGAGTGGTGAGGCCCTTTCTCCAGCCTGCCTGCCCAGCACCCAGCGTCTGTGCCAGCTCAAGGCGGCCCCTTCGCAGAACGAGACTGCCTCATAAaggccttttcttcttctttttttttttttgagacagagcagtctcactctgtcacccaggctggtgatctcggctcactgcaacctctgcctccggggttcaagtgattctcctgcctcagcctcccgagtagctgggattacaggcacccgccagcacacccggctaatttttatatttttagtagagatggggtttcgccatgttggccaggctggtctgagagagaactcctgacctcgtgatccgcctgcctcagcctcccaaagtgctgggatgacaggcgtgcgccactgcacccggcccgtgAAGGTCTTTTCTGAAGGGAGCTAcctttgagaagtgcctgttggGACAGAACTCCCTGCTCTGGTCTGACCCTCTGCACGCTAGGGTGGTCCTGCACCTGTCGGGGAGGGGGCCAAGGACACAGcactgggctggggcagggctcTGCGCTGGTGCTGCCTGCCATCCCAGTTCTGCCATTCCCCCAGCGCACCCCCGCACCCGCCCCTCCAGCTGATGCCTGCTCCCTCTCTCTGCAGAACGGGCTCATGTCGGGGCTGATGCAGATGCTGCTGCTGAAGGTGTCTGCACACATCACCGAGCAGCTGGGCATGGCCCCAGGTGGCGAGTTCAGGGAGGCCTTCAAGGAGGTGGGCACAGGGTGAGGTAGGGGGTGGCCACAGGGATGTGGCTCACAGGGGTGGTCCGGGGTTCCCACTGCTCCCCAACACCCAGCCTCTGCTCCAGGCCAGCAAGGTGCCTTTCTGCAAGTTCCACCTGGGTGACCGACCCATCCCCGTCACCTTCAAGAGGGCCATCGCAGCGCTCTCCTTCTGGCAGAAGGTCAGGCTGGCTTGGGGCCTGTGCTTCCTGTCAGACCCCATCAGGTAGGGCTGCCCCCGGGACCCTGGCCGGCCTGCAGGGTGGTCTGTGGGAGGCTCCAGGCCCTCCTGTGCAGGTCCAAGCGCAGCCAATCCTCACTCAAGGCCTTCCCTGCCCTTTCCTTCCGCCACAAATCCCAAACAAACGTGCTGTGGTCCCTGCCCGGTGTCCACAGTGCCAGCCCCACCCCCCCAGCCCGTTGCCCATCCCTGCGGGGCTGCAGCCATCCCTCTCCACAGCAAGGATGACGTGGAACGCTGCAAGCAGAAGGACCTACTGGAGCAGATGATGGCCGAGATGATTGGCGAGTTCCCAGACCTGCACCGCACCATCGTCTCGGAGCGCGACGTCTACCTAACCTACATGCTGCGCCAGGCCGCGCGGCGCCTCGAGCTGCCTCGGGCCTCTGACGGTGACGGCCGCCCGCAGGCGTGGGACCCCCTGTGAGGCTGAGGCCCGAGCAGGTACTGACCCCTTGTCCTTCCCCACAGCCGAGCCCAGGAAGTGCGTCCCCTCCGTGGTCGTGGGCGTCGTGGGCATGGGCCACGTGCCTGGCATCGAGAAGAACTGGAGCACCGACCTCAACATCCAGGAGATCATGACGTGAGTGCCCGCCCCTCCCTGCAAGCCCCACCCCACAAGCCCCCAGGTGGAGGCTGAGCGCCCTGGAGGCCAACCACATGCGGCAGTGACCCAGGCATGGGGGCTGGGGTATGGGGAGCCCACCCCCAGCCAGGCCCAGCGCCCCCTCCCTCCCACAGCGTGCCCCCGCCGTCCGTCTCCGGCAGAGTGTCTCGGTTGGCCGTGAAGGCCGCCTTCTTCGGCCTGCTGGGCTACAGCCTGTACTGGATGGGCCGCCGCACCGCGAGCCTGGTCCTGTCGCTGCCCGCCGCGCAGTACTGCCTGCAGAGGGTGACCGAGGCCCGGCACAAGTAGGAGACTGCTCCCCGCCCGCTCGGGCCCCTGAGGAGCCAGTGCCCCCGCGGCACTTCTGGGTGCCAGGTGCATCCTAGCCCGCCCGAGGCCCCTGCCACCCCCCATGGGGGTCTGGGCCCGGCCTCGCCTGCCCTCCTGGGCcagtcacccctcccccagcccacccaAATAAAGGATTATTTAACTGTCTGAGCTCAGGCCTCCcggcagcccctcccctcccacactgCAGGGGCCGTTCCCCAGCTTCTGGACAAGACACCCAGCTCCGAGGGGGCAGGGGCTTATAGGAGGGGCCGAGGCGTGCGCTGCCCTCTCAGCCCTGGTGGCAGGCGGGGGACAATGGCCACTGTCCCTACCTCACTGTGCCTTCCTGTGCTCCGGCCACAGGAGCGTCGGCCCAGGGGcggctcctgggggctccagggcaGGCGAGACTGGGAAAGGCCCAGCCCTGGAGCTCCAGCCGACCCCACCGTGCCCCTGGCATCCTGGCCCTGGCCGCCACCTCCCTGGCACCGTCTGCCTGCAGGGATTCtgtgtttttggcttttttaatgtcttaaaatCTTTTACTCAGgtaattttaatttcagagagAAAAACTGAAGTAAATGTCAAAAAACACCAGCCTTAAATCCAAAGGGAGAGAATTCGTGTTCTTGGGTCTGTCCCGAGTGGGCTCGCGTGCAGCCAAACATCAGCTCTGGGTCCAGGCGTGGCCTCAGCTGGGAGCCTGTGTCCTGAGCCCCCGGAGCGAAGGGGTGCCTGGGGCATCTTGGCCCTCTCTGGGCAGACAATGTGTGCACCTATGTGGAAGGCCAAGGACATGGGCTGTGGCCAGGCCTGTCCCGCTCAGGCCCCCTGCCCGGCGGCCGTCTGTGTGCggggcctccctcctggctgtccAGGACACAGCCCGTGCAGCCCCAGCCTGGACCCAGGCCATCTCTGGTTGTGTCTGTGCCGACTCGGTGTTGAATCAAATCAGGTGTGCGTCAGGAGCCGGCTGTGTCCTTCCTGCCACACTCGGGGATTCATTCCttagaaactgaaataaattctaattttgGAAACTCCTGTTTTGTGACGTGTGAACATGGGGTTCAGGTAATGAAGGATCCCTGCCTCTTCCCCCGTGCTCCAGTGCAGCGGGTACTCGTGGCCCTGCCGGGGCCCTGGGGGAAGGAACCTGCCTGGTTTCCAGCAGAAGAGACAGAGTCGGGTCCCTCCATGCTGACCTGTGGGACCCTTCTCACCCACCAGGTGGGACGCAGGTGGCCTGCTGACACTCAAGACCCTCCATACCCAGTCCCACCAGATTCCAGAGTGTGGACCAGACTGAGCCAGACTGGGGCCCCAGGGGGTCGAGGAGACAGATCAGGAGGGCCCAGGGCCTGGGGAATGGGGAGGGGTAACACCTGCCAAGGAGGATGCTGGGAACGGGCGCCCAGAGCGGCCGGGGGGAGGGGGCTGCTGAAGAGGGAACGGTTGCTGTGGGCTGCAGAGGAGGGTTGGGCACGGGGACCTCACCACATTATCCCTCATCCAGTTACCTGCCCAACGCACGCGGAGGGTCCTGAGGGCTTCACCCGCAGCCCcaaaggggcagagctggggtcaCGCAGAGTCTCGGAAGCCCACGCTGTGGCCCCAGGAGAAGCTTCTGGATGTAGCTCCTGTATGTGAAGGGTGGGCTCGCGCCGCTGCCGGAATAAAGGGAAACCACAGGCAGGAGGGAGGCGCGTCCAGGATCCGCGGCCACCGGCCTCTCAGACAGTCCTCTGGGGCCGGGGCCGGAGGAGATGGAAAGCGGGGGCACCACAGACTCATCTGAACCCCCGCGTTCATTCGGACACACAGACCCCAAATTCCTCCCCCAGGGGTCGGGTCCCTCAAGCCAGCCGAAGACCCCGGTGCCCGCCCAGCCCTCCGGGAGGGTCTGCGCCTGCGGCCTCGCGGGGCCTCTCCGAGCCCGGGCGCTGTTCCATGGGCGGGGCACAGATCCAAGGCCCCTTCCCTCCTAGACGGCAGGCGAGGGGCCCGAGAGGCCGGAGGCCAGGGGACAAGGTCCCCGAGAGGCGGCGCGAGGCTCCGGCGGCCCAGAACCGCGGCGGGGTCCGGGTGGGGTCCCGGCCGCCCGTGGGGCGCGGGGCTAAGCCCCGGCCCGACCCGAACGGACGCGGGCCTCGGTCCCCGCTGCCGGCGCCGGTGCAGCCGAGGAAATCCGGGGCTGCCCGAGCGGGGTCGTCGCTGGCGGTCTCGGAGGCGTTCCCATCTGTCACCCCGTTCGCATCAGCGCGCGCCCCGTGACGCCGACAGCCACCCCGGACGCCTCCGACCCTCCGGCCGGGAGATGCGGATAGACGGACGAGGCAGCCAATTAGAGCCCGGCCAGACACCGcgacccctccccccacccgccCCACTCTCGCCCACTGGCGATTGGGTTGCGGGACGCGCGGGGCGGGGCTTCCGGGCGGGGCAGGCTGGCTTCCGGCGGGAGCGGGGCCGCGGATGGCCGTATACAGGGCAGCGCTCGGGGCTTCGCTCGCGGCTGCCCGACTCTTGCCCCTCGGTCGCTGTTCCCCGTCGCCGGCGCCCCGCTCTACGTTGTCGGGCGCCGCCATGGAGCCCGCGCCTCGCTGGCTGGCGGGGCTGCGCTTCGACAACCGCGCCCTGCGCGCCCTGCCCGTGGAGGCGCCGCCGCCCGGTCCCGAGGGCGCCCCGTCCGCGCCGCGGCCCGTGCCCGGGGCCTGCTTCACCCGCGTGCAGCCCACCCCGCTGCGGCAGCCGCGCCTCGTGGCGCTGTCAGAGCCCGCGCTGGCGTTGCTGGGCCTGGGCGCGCCGCCCGCGCGcgaggccgaggccgaggccgCGCTGTTCTTCAGCGGCAACGCGCTCCTGCCGGGCGCCGAGCCCGCCGCGCACTGCTACTGCGGCCACCAATTCGGCCAGTTCGCCGGGCAGCTGGGCGACGGCGCCGCCATGTACCTGGGCGAGGTGTGCACGGCGACCGGCGAGCGCTGGGAGCTGCAGCTCAAGGGCGCCGGGCCCACGCCCTTCTCCAGGTGGGCCGGGGCGGGCGAGGGGCGCGGGTGGGTCCTCCCCGCCGGGGCGCCCCTTCCCTCCGCCCGGCGCGGTGTTGGGGGCGTCCGGCGGCTACTGCCAAGTGGGGCCTCCCCTGCACCCGCGGGAGCGCGGTGCTGGCAGCCGCCCGCGCCCTGTGCTTATCAACCCGCCGAGGACCTTGGAGTCAGCTCCACCAGGGACGCCGCTCATGTTTACCGACGTTCGCTGGGGCTCCAAACCCAGGGGCGGGAGCCGGGATGAGAGGTTAggctaaccctaaccctaaccccgcAGGTCCCCAGCCTTCCTCCGATCGCTCGTGGGGCGGGCCGCTTCGTCCAGCAGCCTCGCTCTGCGACTGACTTCACGGAGGCCTGGCCCTGACTTCCCTGCGGGCAGCCCTTTTTAACCCCGAAGTGAGGTGGGCATCGTTTAGATTTCTGTGGGGGGGCACACAGGTGGTCTAATAAGGCAGGATCTGGGTCCAGATGCCGCCAGGCCCACCGGGGAGCCGTGCACGCGCCACCTGCCTCCTGTGTATAGACAGCGCTTGGGTCTGTTCTGCTCTTTTCTACTAAACAATGTACTTACTCCATATTCTTTACTGCTTTTGTGAATGACTAGGAAAGTGTACATTTTATGTTCAGAGAAATGCTAAACCCGCATCTCATCCGGCCCCTCCCTGTGCTCTCATCACCTCCCCCTCCAGCACCTGAAATGCCCCTCGGTCCCTCAGCATCCCTTCCCCGGGGCTCCATCTCCCAAGCAAGCTCCTCAGACTGAGGGTCTTCCTCACTCCCCCGTCTCCAAATCCGTTCTGTTCTGTGTCTGAGGGCAACCTGGCTctggctctccctccccacccccagcgaCCTGCTTAGAGTTGACAGCACCGGCCGCCCACTGGAGCGTTTCTGACCCTTGGAACGTGGTGGAAATGCTGCTCAGCCTGGGGCCTGCTTGTCctgtgagcattttttttttttaatttttgtttttctttttggcgATCATCTTAaactttatgttttcatttttggtgatattttaaagttaaaaagacaattttttttatgAGAGTAATCTGTCGCTGGAAGACACTTTTTATGTTTGAAGACTTGAGTATTAACTCACTGCTTTCAGACCTGAGAGCTGCTAgaatatattttctcctaaaaatTAAGGAGTCCTTTGACCTTTACTCAGGCCCTGCCTGACATCCCCACACGTGTCCTGGGGTCCCTGGCCTCACCAGTTCTCCAAGATTGAGGCTAACGTCTGAAGTGGCTGTGAGAAGGAAGAGACTTGAACagtgaaaactgaaaaacatgaagaaaataaagaaaacataaataaatggaaacatccCTTGTTCGTGGGTTGGATAACTTAATATTAGAAAGACAACGGTACTCTTTGAAGAGATTCAGTATagtccttatcaaaataccaatgacagtttttgcaaaaatagaaaaacccattctaaaattcacatggggtcaggtgcagtggctcactcctgtaatcccagcactttgggaggccaaggcaggaggattgcttaaggccaggagttggagaccagcctgggaaacagcaagaccctgtctcttcaaaaaaatatttttttttattagctgggcatggtggcgtgtgcttctaattgcagctactcaggagactgaggtggaagaatcacttgagcccaggattcaaggctgcagtgagttgtgattatcccattgcactccagcctggatgacagagtgagaccctgtctcaaaaagtaatacaattcatatggaatctcaagggaccctgaatggacaaaacaatcttgaagaaagttggaggactcatgcttcctgatttcaaaacttactacaaagccgCAGTCAGCAAAACAGTATGGcattggcataaggatagacatagaCCAGTGGGATGGAATaaagagcctagaaataaacctTCACATATATGGTCAGCAAATTTTCAACAAGTGTGCTGAgaccattcaatggagaaagacttttcaacaaatggtgctgggaaaactggatcctcatgcaaaagaatgaagctgggtCCTTAACTACACCATGAACGAAGTTAAGAGTGGaccaaagacctaaacataagagctaaaactcctagagaaaatagggaaaatgcctcatgacattggatttggcagcGTTCTTGGCTGTGACACAAAAGGCACAGGCAACTAAAGAAACAGGCAAACAAGACTTCatgaacactttaaaaattaggcataaaaatacagtattaacaGTAAAAAtgcagcccacagaatgggaggaaacatttgcaattcatatatctgataagtaaTTAAGATCCAGAATATACagagaactctcaaaactcagcaacaggaaaaaaaaattcaaaaatggacaagtatttgaatagacatttcttcaaagatgtGGCCAATAAGCACGTGAAGAGTTTATAACATGAGAAGACGCTCAACGTCAtcaatcattagggaaatgcaaaccaaaactacagTGGGACAGCACCTCATACCCATTGGGAtggcagttatttaaaaaaaggttgacctgggcgtggtggtgggtgcctgtaatcccagctactcaggaggctgaggcagaattgcttgaacccgggaggtggagcttgcagtgagccaagatcacaccactgcacttcagcctgggcgacagggcaagactgtctcggaaaaataaaaggttggtcgggcacagtggctcacgcctgtaatcccagcactttgggaggctgaggtgggcggatcatttgaggtcaggagtttgagaccagcctggccaacatggtgaaaccccagctctacaaaaaatacaaaaattagccgggcatggtggagcgtgcctgtgatcccagctacctgggaggctgaggcaggagaatcacttgaacccaggaggcggaggttgcagtgagccgagatcacgccactgtccctgggtgacagagtgagaccctgtctcaaaaaaaaaaaaaaatcgtaagtTAAAAAGTGTTGCggctgtggagaaattggaacccttctgcactgttggtgggaatgtaaaatgatagagttgctgtggaaaacagtgtggaagttcctcaaataattaaatCACCACATGATTCAGCAGTTCTGCTTCTGGGTATATCCCCAAGAGCAGGATCTCAAGATTTGTATACCGATATTCATGGCCAAAAGGCAGAACAAGTGTCtatcagcaggtgaatggattAAATGTGATGtgtacatacagtggaatattattcatccttaaGAAAGAAGATGCTGatatgctacaacacggatgaacctggaggacgtGGTGCAGTGAAATAAGCTGGTCACAGAGAGACAAATCCTGGGTGAtcccacttacatgaggtacctagagagccacattcatagagacaaagtagaatggtgggtcccaggggctggagggagtaGAGGAATCGGGAGCCAGTGTTCGATGGGGACAAAGTTTCAGTTTCTGGgtcccaggggctggagggagtaGAGGAATCGGGAGCCAGTGTTCGATGGGGACAAAGTTTCAGTTTCACAAGACAGATTTCTGGACATGGATGGGGGTGATGGTTGTGCAACATTATGAACGTATTTAATAGCACTGATCTGTACACTTATAAATGGCTaagatgggccgggcgcagtggctcatgcctgtaatcctagcacttttgggaggccaaggtgagaggatcgcttgagcccaggagttcaagactagcgtgggcaacataaaccccgtctttacaaaaagtaaGACAAGAATTAGCAGAGCTTGGCGGcattgcctgtagtcccatctgcttggcaggctgaggcgagagggtggtgctgcagtgagccaggtttgtgccactgcactccaggccaagtgacagagtgagaccctgtctttaaaaaacaaaaaaagtggcttaagatggtaaatttattttatgtgtattttaccacagtgaaaataattgaagaaaaaggGGGCAGTCATCTGGCCCTCAGATCTCACATCCCCTTCCCCATGCCTGTCCGATTCCCTGGCCTCGGCAGTTCTGCAGGACATGAGGCCGAGGCCGGGGACCCGAAGACCTGTGGGGAAGGGAATGCGAGACCTGGGGGTCAGAAGTGGCTGAGTGGCCTGAGGCCAGCGCTGTCGGAGCCTCGGGCGGGTTTTGCGGGGCGGGCAGCTGGCTTCTCTGCCCTGCCTCCTCCCACTGTGGGTGTGGGGGCCCCGGCAGGCACAG from Homo sapiens chromosome 22, GRCh38.p14 Primary Assembly includes these protein-coding regions:
- the TRABD gene encoding traB domain-containing protein isoform X5, giving the protein MDGEEQQPPHEANVEPVVPSEASEPVPRVLSGDPQNLSDVDAFNLLLEMKLKRRRQRPNLPRTVTQLVAEDGSRVYVVGTAHFSDDSKRDVVKTIREVQPDVVVVELCQYRVSMLKMDESTLLREAQELSLEKLQQAVRQNGLMSGLMQMLLLKVSAHITEQLGMAPGGEFREAFKEASKVPFCKFHLGDRPIPVTFKRAIAALSFWQKVRLAWGLCFLSDPISKDDVERCKQKDLLEQMMAEMIGEFPDLHRTIVSERDVYLTYMLRQAARRLELPRASDAEPRKCVPSVVVGVVGMGHVPGIEKNWSTDLNIQEIMTVSRLAVKAAFFGLLGYSLYWMGRRTASLVLSLPAAQYCLQRVTEARHK
- the TRABD gene encoding traB domain-containing protein isoform c (isoform c is encoded by transcript variant 5), which translates into the protein MDGEEQQPPHEANVEPVVPSEASEPVPRVLSGDPQNLSDVDAFNLLLEMKLKRRRQRPNLPRTVTQLVAEDGSRVYVVGTAHFSDDSKRDVVKTIREVQPDVVVVELCQYRVSMLKMDESTLLREAQELSLEKLQQAVRQNGLMSGLMQMLLLKVSAHITEQLGMAPGGEFREAFKEASKVPFCKFHLGDRPIPVTFKRAIAALSFWQKVRLAWGLCFLSDPISKDDVERCKQKDLLEQMMAEMIGEFPDLHRTIVSERDVYLTYMLRQAARRLELPRASDAEPRKCVPSVVVGVVGMGHVPGIEKNWSTDLNIQEIMTVPPPSVSGRVSRLAVKAAFFGLLGYSLYWMGRRTASLVLSLPAAQYCLQRVTEARHKEKN
- the TRABD gene encoding traB domain-containing protein isoform X1; translated protein: MDGEEQQPPHEANVEPVVPSEASEPVPRVLSGDPQNLSDVDAFNLLLEMKLKRRRQRPNLPRTVTQLVAEDGSRVYVVGTAHFSDDSKRDVVKTIREVQPDVVVVELCQYRVSMLKMDESTLLREAQELSLEKLQQAVRQNGLMSGLMQMLLLKVSAHITEQLGMAPGGEFREAFKEPLLQASKVPFCKFHLGDRPIPVTFKRAIAALSFWQKVRLAWGLCFLSDPISKDDVERCKQKDLLEQMMAEMIGEFPDLHRTIVSERDVYLTYMLRQAARRLELPRASDAEPRKCVPSVVVGVVGMGHVPGIEKNWSTDLNIQEIMTVPPPSVSGRVSRLAVKAAFFGLLGYSLYWMGRRTASLVLSLPAAQYCLQRVTEARHKEKN
- the TRABD gene encoding traB domain-containing protein isoform X3, with product MDGEEQQPPHEANVEPVVPSEASEPVPRVLSGDPQNLSDVDAFNLLLEMKLKRRRQRPNLPRTVTQLVAEDGSRVYVVGTAHFSDDSKRDVVKTIREVQPDVVVVELCQYRVSMLKMDESTLLREAQELSLEKLQQAVRQNGLMSGLMQMLLLKVSAHITEQLGMAPGGEFREAFKEPLLQASKVPFCKFHLGDRPIPVTFKRAIAALSFWQKVRLAWGLCFLSDPISKDDVERCKQKDLLEQMMAEMIGEFPDLHRTIVSERDVYLTYMLRQAARRLELPRASDAEPRKCVPSVVVGVVGMGHVPGIEKNWSTDLNIQEIMTVSRLAVKAAFFGLLGYSLYWMGRRTASLVLSLPAAQYCLQRVTEARHKEKN
- the TRABD gene encoding traB domain-containing protein isoform X2, which translates into the protein MDGEEQQPPHEANVEPVVPSEASEPVPRVLSGDPQNLSDVDAFNLLLEMKLKRRRQRPNLPRTVTQLVAEDGSRVYVVGTAHFSDDSKRDVVKTIREVQPDVVVVELCQYRVSMLKMDESTLLREAQELSLEKLQQAVRQNGLMSGLMQMLLLKVSAHITEQLGMAPGGEFREAFKEPLLQASKVPFCKFHLGDRPIPVTFKRAIAALSFWQKVRLAWGLCFLSDPISKDDVERCKQKDLLEQMMAEMIGEFPDLHRTIVSERDVYLTYMLRQAARRLELPRASDAEPRKCVPSVVVGVVGMGHVPGIEKNWSTDLNIQEIMTVPPPSVSGRVSRLAVKAAFFGLLGYSLYWMGRRTASLVLSLPAAQYCLQRVTEARHK
- the TRABD gene encoding traB domain-containing protein isoform X4, whose protein sequence is MDGEEQQPPHEANVEPVVPSEASEPVPRVLSGDPQNLSDVDAFNLLLEMKLKRRRQRPNLPRTVTQLVAEDGSRVYVVGTAHFSDDSKRDVVKTIREVQPDVVVVELCQYRVSMLKMDESTLLREAQELSLEKLQQAVRQNGLMSGLMQMLLLKVSAHITEQLGMAPGGEFREAFKEPLLQASKVPFCKFHLGDRPIPVTFKRAIAALSFWQKVRLAWGLCFLSDPISKDDVERCKQKDLLEQMMAEMIGEFPDLHRTIVSERDVYLTYMLRQAARRLELPRASDAEPRKCVPSVVVGVVGMGHVPGIEKNWSTDLNIQEIMTVSRLAVKAAFFGLLGYSLYWMGRRTASLVLSLPAAQYCLQRVTEARHK
- the TRABD gene encoding traB domain-containing protein isoform X7: MDGEEQQPPHEANVEPVVPSEASEPVPRVLSGDPQNLSDVDAFNLLLEMKLKRRRQRPNLPRTVTQLVAEDGSRVYVVGTAHFSDDSKRDVVKTIREVQPDVVVVELCQYRVSMLKMDESTLLREAQELSLEKLQQAVRQNGLMSGLMQMLLLKVSAHITEQLGMAPGGEFREAFKEASKVPFCKFHLGDRPIPVTFKRAIAALSFWQKVRLAWGLCFLSDPISKDDVERCKQKDLLEQMMAEMIGEFPDLHRTIVSERDVYLTYMLRQAARRLELPRASDAEPRKCVPSVVVGVVGMGHVPGIEKNWSTDLNIQEIMTVPPPSVSGRVSRLAVKAAFFGLLGYSLYWMGRRTASLVLSLPAAQYCLQRVTEARHK